From the Musa acuminata AAA Group cultivar baxijiao chromosome BXJ3-7, Cavendish_Baxijiao_AAA, whole genome shotgun sequence genome, one window contains:
- the LOC135642889 gene encoding uncharacterized protein LOC135642889, producing the protein MSSDHHDERARLAIGGPFPTEATGELPPLRGPREERPATASERYWRIFNDPGLSPPDGTTGNPPPVSAEAFHGFTHQVQLLTDMVQTIVPLVSRPSRPPGPQPLCQQGVPTQAPTQLREPPTSPRVPRSQTREQAAVCPEGHLEPEALSSNSVVSLRAQLRLVNERLDNVQREIRAGPSGEPTEGPDQGSPFVPKILEHAIPPGFRLPPLDTYDGSADPADHTAAFRAQMSLYGTSDALMSRAFPTTLRGPALAWYGGLKTATIASFDQLAKNFELHFIACARPKPSMAFLLGLTQKEDEPLSLYVNRFATRIRELPDAHPSLSMQAFVTGLRPSRLFWSLVERPPTSVPEMLQRANQFVEVEAWTGGKRQEHKRERPEPAPAPPPPRRKLHQPDPPLLGPLGGTSRTEVFLQIREKGLLKTPYPMNNPRELADRSKYCRFHRQNGHDTEECRELSRQIYELRREGRLDPSGDQTGNIPPTCPDGPAERLISVITGGPASGGDSMSGRKAYARSAWDEGPHGTPDPQVTFSPEVAGRLEHDDALVITARIANAQVRRIMIDTGSSADILFHDAFQKLGLTKQALKPVRSDLTGFTGNSVSPLGSVTLPLTLGTPPKTKTVMSTFLIVDLPTAYNAILGRPSLNKSRALVSTYHQTVKFPTHAGTGEAWGSPRESRRCYLTAVSLHNRAKTEGALDDPRKTKRPNPHPEPSAPTYDVSLKKGRPDRTIKVGADLPQHEREQLIGFLQENADVFAWSPSDAAGVDPKAAQHHLNISPDARPVKQRPRPQAPDRQQAVRQEVERLLAADFIEEVKYPQWLSNVVLVKKHNGSWRMCVDYTSLNQACPKDCYPLPRIDQLVNATAGHARLSFMDAFSGYNQIRMAPEDQRHTAFITNLGAYFYKVMPFGLKNAGATYQRTINKIFAQQIGRNLEVYVDDMIVKSRVAGDHLTDLSETFATLRNCGLRLNPAKCAFGVSTGKFLGFIIHERGIDVNPEKVQAILDMQAPRTVKDLQRLNGRLAALSRFLSRSGDRCLAFFRTIRDPKNFQWTPQCEEAFRQVQQHLANLPRLASVATGEELCVYLAASQHAVSSVLVKEAGEQLPVHYTSHVLTGPEERYPPIEKLALALVLAARKLRPYFQAHPIKVITDQPLSQVLSKFDVAGRLLKWSVELGEFDIHYTPRTAIKAQALADFISELTHPEERPSELGEAWVLQVDGSSASTGAGAGLVLSAPDGQTFERSLRFGFHATNNEAEYEALLAGLRLSREMQVDAIKVLTDSQLVTEQLNGGYVAREPAMAKYVAEVKNLASCFAHFTISRVPRLQNDHADELAKLASKRPPGATHGIEELPSPSIPVACVSAAGSQATWLGDMLRYKRDGTLPTDEAAARRIRRKHAWYSEANGRLYKRSFSHPLLRCLEPEEAAAVLAEVHEGVCGEHIVGRTLACKILRQGYYWPTMVQDALAYVRKCGPCQKHARTPQLPAVPLSPITCAWPFAQWGLDLLGPFPPASGQRRYIVVAIDYFTRWPEAEPLAAITEQQIEKFIWKNIVTRFGLPRTIVTDNGTQFSGKRIQEFCANYGIRLKHSSVAHPQTNGLAEVTNRSILDGLKRRVSASRTAWVEELPSILWSLRTTPKTATGESPYSLSYGTEAVLPPEVVFPTPRVEEYQETTSDQGLRAGLDLIEERRAGAHRRELSYKRAVARVYNRRVRPRPIKMNDLVLRRAEVSNPTRAGGKLAPNWEGPYRIIENKARSRQQAKVPSGQSVHE; encoded by the exons ATGTCGAGCGATCATCACGACGAGCGTGCCAGACTCGCGATCGGGGGACCATTCCCGACTGAGGCTACGGGAGAACTCCCCCCTCTCCGAGGACCTCGGGAAGAGCGTCCCGCTACGGCttcggagcgctactggcggaTCTTCAACGATCCGGGCTTATCGCCCCCCGACGGAACCACTGGCAATCCGCCGCCCGTATCGGCGGAAGCCTTCCACGGCTTCACTCACCAGGTCCAGCTACTCACCGACATGGTACAAACCATTGTCCCCCTTGTCTCTCGTCCATCTCGGCCCCCGGGCCCCCAGCCGTTGTGTCAACAGGGGGTCCCTACTCAAGCTCCCACCCAGCTTCGAGAACCCCCCACCTCACCACGGGTGCCGCGATCTCAAACCCGCGAGCAGGCGGCGGTCTGCCCGGAAGGCCACTTGGAACCAGAGGCTCTATCCTCGAACTCTGTAGTTTCCCTCCGCGCTCAGCTGCGTCTCGTCAACGAACGGCTTGACAACGTGCAAAGGGAAATCCGCGCCGGACCATCAGGAGAGCCCACGGAAGGCCCAGATCAGGGGTCGCCGTTCGTGCCAAAGATACTGGAGCACGCCATTCCCCCAGGCTTCCGACTCCCCCCCCTGGACACTTATGACGGCTCCGCGGACCCGGCCGACCACACAGCGGCCTTCCGCGCACAGATGTCGCTGTACGGGACCTCTGACGCCTTGATGAGCAGGGCATTCCCCACCACGTTGAGAGGGCCGGCCCTCGCGTGGTACGGAGGCTTGAAGACTGCAACGATCGCCtcgttcgaccagctcgccaagaacttcgagctccacttcatagCCTGCGCTCGCCCAAAGCCTTCCATGGCGTTCCTCCTCGGGCTTACCCagaaggaggatgagcccctctcccttTATGTAAATCGCTTTGCTACAAGGATCCGGGAACTCCCGGACGCTCACCCTTCACTATCAATGCAGGCGTTCGTAACAGGCCTGCGTCCCTCCCGGCTCTTCTGGTCTCTCGTAGAGCGGCCTCCTACctcggtccccgagatgctccagcgcgcaAACCAGTTCGTGGAAGTCGAGGCCTGGACGGGGGGGAAACGACAGGAGCACAAGAGGGAAAGACCAGAGCCGGCTCCCGCACCTCCCCCTCCCAGACGCAAGCTCCACCAACCCGATCCTCCCCTGCTAGGACCCCTCGGGGGTACATCCCGCACAGAAGTCTTTCTCCAGATCAGGGAGAAGGGACTGCTCAAAACCCCTTACCCGATGAACAACCCGCGAGAACTGGCCGACCGGTCCAAGTACTGTCGCTTCCACCGCCAAAACGGGCATGACACGGAGGAATGCCGCGAGCTCTCGCGGCAGATCTACGAACTCCGCCGGGAAGGACGCCTCGACCCCTCCGGCGATCAGACAGGCAACATCCCCCCCACTTGCCCAGACGGCCCGGCCGAGCGCCTAATCAGCGTCATCACTGGCGGACCAGCGTCCGGAGGGGATAGCATGTCTGGAAGGAAGGCCTACGCCCGCTCGGCCTGGGACGAGGGTCCCCACGGAACTCCCGACCCCCAGGTCACATTTTCCCCCGAAGTCGCCGGACGACTGGAGCATGACGACGCGCTGGTAATAACCGCCAGAATCGCCAATGCCCAGGTAAGAAGGATTATGATTGACACAGGAAGCTCGGCGGATATACTGTTCCatgacgccttccagaagctgggaCTTACGAAGCAAGCCCTGAAACCCGTCCGCTCGGACCTCACCGGGTTCACCGGCAACTCGGTTTCGCCTTTGGGATCGGTCACACTACCTCTGACGCTGGGGACACCGCCCAAGACTAAAACGGTGATGTCAACCTTTCTGATAGTAGACCTTCCTACAGCGTACAATGCCATCCTCGGCCGACCTTCCCTCAACAAAAGCAGGGCCCTGGTTTCCACTTACCATCAGACAGTGAAATTCCCGACTCATGCGGGAACTGGGGAGGCTTGGGGAAGCCCTCGGGAATCCAGGCGATGCTACCTGACGGCGGTCTCCCTACACAACAGGGCAAAAACCGAAGGGGCCCTGGACGATCCCAGAAAAACGAAGCGGCCAAATCCACATCCCGAGCCGTCGGCCCCGACCTACGACGTGTCACTCAAAAAAGGACGCCCGGACCGAACCATCAAGGTCGGGGCTGACCTACCCCAGCACGAGCGGGAACAACTCATCGGCTTCTTGCAGGAGAACGccgacgtcttcgcttggtcgccatCTGATGCAGCAGGCGTGGACCCAAAGGCAGCCCAACATCACCTCAACATATCGCCTGATGCCCGCCCGGTGAAACAAAGGCCGCGACCCCAGGCCCCGGACAGGCAGCAAGCCGTCCGCCAGGAGGTAGAACGGCTCTTAGCGGCCGACTTTATTGAAGAGGTCAAATACCCAcagtggctatccaatgtagttctGGTAAAAAAGCATAATGGGAGCTGGcgaatgtgtgttgactacaccagtcttaaTCAGGCGTGCCCAAAGGACTGCTACCCCCTTCCAAGGATCGATCAGCTCGTGAATGCAACCGCAGGGCACGCCCGACTCtcattcatggacgccttctccggatATAATCAGATCCGAATGGCGCCTGAGGACCAGAGACACACAGCCTTCATCACCAACCTCGGGGCATACTTTTACAAAGTAATGCCGTTCGGACTAAAGAACGCAGGCGCAACTTATCAGAGAACCATCAACAAGATATTCGCCCAACAGATAGGGCGAAACCTGGAGGTctatgtggacgacatgattgtaaaaagccgGGTCGCGGGAGATCACTTAACGGACCTATCAGAAACATTTGCCACACTCCGAAACTGCGGCCTTCGGCTCAACCCCGCAAAATGTGCCTTCGGCGTTAGTACAGgaaagttcctcggattcatTATACACGAAAGAGGGATCGACGtcaacccggaaaaggtccagGCGATCCTCGACATGCAGGCCCCTCGGACGGTCAAAGACCTACAGCGGCTGAACGGACGGCTGGCCGCCCTATCCCGATTCCTGTCCCgttcgggcgatcgctgcctagcCTTCTTCCGCACAATAAGAGATCCGAAGAATTTCCAATGGACGCCCCAGTGTGAGGAAGCTTTCCGACAGGTCCAGCAGCATTTAGCCAACCTTCCCCGCCTTGCTTCAGTCGCTACTGGGGAAGAGCTCTGCGTTTACCTAGCTGCCTCACAGCACGCAGTCAGCTCGGTACTCGTCAAAGAAGCCGGCGAACAGCTCCCCGTCCACTACACCAGTCATGTCCTGACCGGGCCCGAGGAGCGATATCCTCCAATCGAGAAGCTCGCCCTCGCGCTCGTACTGGCAGCCCGAAAGttacgcccctacttccaagctcatccgatcaaggtaatcaccgaccaacctctcAGTCAAGTGCTATCAAAATTCGACGTCGCAGGTCGACTCCTCAAGTGGTCGGTCGAACTCGGAGAGTTCGACATCCACTACacgcccaggaccgccatcaaagcacaaGCACTGGCCGACTTCATATCCGAGCTCACCCatcccgaggagcggccgagtgaACTAGGCGAAGCATGGGTCCTACAGGTGGACGGCTCGTCCGCTTCAACCGGCGCAGGCGCAGGACTGGTGCTGTCGGCCCCCGACGGGCAGACGTTCGAGcgatccctccgcttcgggttccacgccaccaacaatgaagccgaGTACGAAGCACTCCTGGCGGGGCTCAGACTATCCCGCGAAATGCAGGTCGACGCCATCAAAGTCCTCACCGATTCGCAGCTGGTGACCGAGCAACTTAACGGCGGATACGTGGCCAGAGAACCCGCCATGGCAAAATACGTAGCGGAGGTAAAAAACTTAGCCTCCTGTTTCGCACACTTCACGATATCCAGGGTGCCAAGACTACAAAACGACCATGCCGATGAGTTGGCCAAGCTAGCCTCGAAGCGACCCCCGGGCGCCACCCACGGGATCGAGGAACTCCCCTCCCCCTCTATCCCGGTCGCGTGTGTTTCGGCGGCCGGCTCCCAAGCCACCTGGTTAGGGGACATGCTGCGCTACAAACGCGACGGGACCCTCCCCACCGACGAAGCCGCAGCCAGACGTATTCGCCGGAAGCATGCATGGTACTCCGAAGCTAACGGCCGGCTGTACAAGCGGTCTTTCTCCCACCCTCTTCTACGGTGCCTCGAGCCAGAAGAGGCGGCGGCTGTCCTGGCGGAGGTCCACGAAGGGGTTTGTGGAGAGCACATCGTCGGCCGGACCCTGGCCTGCAAGATTCTCCGCCAAGGCTATTACTGGCCCACCATGGTCCAGGACGCGTTGGCCTACGTACGGAAGTGCGGCCCGTGCCAAAAGCACGCCCGGACCCCCCAACTCCCGGCGGTCCCGCTCTCCCCCATCACATGCGcgtggccattcgcgcaatgggggctggatctcctcggccccttcccaCCAGCCTCAGGGCAGAGAAGATACATCGTGGTCGCAATAGACTACTTCACCCGATGGCCGGAAGCCGAACCGTTGGCGGCGATCACCGAGCAGCAGATCGAGAAGTTCATATGGAAAAACATCGTGACCCGGTTCGGCCTCCCCAGGACCATCGTCACGGACAACGGGACCCAGTTCTCCGGCAAGAGAATTCAGGAATTCTGCGCTAACTATGGAATCCGGTTAAAACACAGCTCGGTAGCCCACCCCCAGACGAACGGACTAGCCGAGGTAACAAACCGATCCATCCTGGACGGGCTCAAAAGAAGGGTATCAGCTTCCCGAACGGCCTGGGTCGAGGAGTTACCCAGCATCTTGTGGTCCTTGCGGACCACCCCCAAAACAGCCACCGGAGAGTCACCCTACAGCCTCTCATATGGGACCGAGGCCGTCCTTCCCCCCGAGGTAGTATTCCCCACCCCTCGAGTAGAAGAGTATCAAGAGACCACATCGGACCAGGGGCTGCGCGCCGGCCTGGACCTGATCGAAGAGCGGCGCGCCGGCGCACACCGGAGGGagctttcttacaaaagagcagTTGCCCGGGTGTACAACCGCAGGGTACGACCTCGGCCCATTAAAATGAACGACTTAGTCCTACGAAGGGCCGAAGTTAGCAACCCGACCAGGGCCGGGGGCAAGCTGGCCCCCAActgggagggaccttatcggaTCATCGAG AACAAGGCAAGATCGCGCCAACAAGCAAAAGTCCCCTCTGGGCAGTCAGTACACGAATGA